The following proteins are co-located in the Silene latifolia isolate original U9 population chromosome 1, ASM4854445v1, whole genome shotgun sequence genome:
- the LOC141649665 gene encoding F-box/kelch-repeat protein At3g23880-like, which produces MENKQPNNSNEKQVISQQSDLTDVLIFEEILTRLPVKSILRFKSVSKQWYSTLSSSNFANTHLKKSPFSHPSAPVNNLIIQSGSNCYIFSYDDEVDQISHNFEDNVVKLNTEFLVENDDERLFLAESCNGLICITTAGSGKYFILWNPATRKLNTCALPNEYLNCFEKGAKYFRTTLGFGYVSSIDDYKFVAILTVRHGNSESLFALIFSLRENRWRKIDLDNTLCFGCDTGVLVSEKLYWRAYSDEAQKLVSFDLAAEMFDVIEVDWDRYETLGVLKGCLHKLNWSDTFKVDILEPPAIVKSIELPKELMLERFSKIIGFTKTDKLFVTEWLSNNFGGRFFNVRTLAIVDTCTGTGPMQYTHLLNFGNVPFKIARYVPSLVSPFSTEDS; this is translated from the coding sequence ATGgaaaacaaacaaccaaacaataGTAACGAAAAACAAGTGATTTCGCAACAAAGCGACCTCACTGATGTACTGATTTTTGAGGAAATACTTACTAGATTGCCCGTTAAATCCATTCTTCGATTTAAGTCGGTTTCGAAACAATGGTATTCTACTCTTTCTTCTTCCAATTTCGCCAATACCCACCTTAAGAAATCCCCCTTTTCACATCCTTCTGCTCCTGTTAACAACTTGATTATCCAGTCTGGTTCCAATTGTTACATTTTCTCTTATGACGATGAGGTTGATCAAATTTCTCATAATTTTGAAGACAATGTGGTTAAACTCAACACCGAGTTTTTGGTTGAGAATGATGATGAACGACTTTTCCTTGCTGAATCCTGCAATGGGTTGATTTGTATAACCACCGCAGGCAGTggtaaatatttcattttatggAACCCAGCTACTCGTAAGCTAAACACTTGTGCTCTCCCAAATGAGTATTTAAACTGTTTTGAGAAAGGCGCTAAATATTTCAGAACCACTTTGGGATTTGGGTATGTATCCTCTATCGATGATTACAAATTTGTTGCAATTTTGACGGTACGTCATGGCAACTCAGAAAGTTTGTTTGCTCTTATCTTCTCTCTAAGGGAAAATAGGTGGAGAAAAATTGATTTAGATAATACTCTTTGTTTTGGGTGTGATACAGGAGTGCTTGTAAGTGAAAAATTATATTGGCGTGCTTATAGTGACGAAGCTCAGAAGCTTGTTAGTTTTGATTTAGCCGCTGAGATGTTTGATGTGATTGAGGTCGATTGGGACAGGTATGAGACATTAGGAGTTTTGAAAGGGTGTTTGCACAAGCTTAACTGGAGTGATACATTTAAGGTGGATATATTGGAACCTCCCGCCATAGTGAAATCTATTGAATTACCAAAGGAGTTGATGTTAGAAAGATTCTCTAAAATAATCGGGTTTACCAAGACTGATAAGTTGTTTGTGACGGAGTGGCTATCCAATAATTTTGGGGGAAGGTTTTTCAATGTTAGAACGTTGGCGATAGTCGACACATGTACAGGAACAGGACCTATGCAATATACACATCTTTTGAATTTCGGTAATGTGCCGTTTAAGATTGCAAGGTATGTTCCAAGCTTAGTTTCTCCGTTTTCTACTGAAGACTCATAG